In Pseudomonadota bacterium, the sequence AGAATTGGATCCTGTCCCGGATCCTGCACCTTCTCATCTTCCCTATTTAGCCCAATCACTTTTTCCTCTATAATCACCTGCATATTGCAAATGCACGGACGTTTAAGAGGCTTTAAGTGGTATCTTCGCTCAACGAATTGCTACACAAGATTCAAGAGGCATTGAAAACTGATTTGTTGGAGGACAGCATTGCGGCAGATCAGCTTAGCATTGTTGTGCCTGTTAAAGCTATTGCTAAAATTTTGACTTATTTGCGTGATGCAGAAGGTCTGTTATTTCGGCAATTGGTTGATTTATGTGGGGTGGATTACCCAGCGCGCACGCCTAGATTCGAAGTGGTATATCATTTGTTGAGCCTCAAACATAATCAACGCCTGCGGGTGAAAATTCGGGTTGATGAGGCGGATATGGTACCATCAATTTGCTCTATCTTTCGCTCTGCTAATTGGCTCGAGCGAGAAGTCTGGGATATGTATGGTATCCGCTTTGCAGGTCATCCGGATTTGCGTCGTTTGTTGACGGATTACGGTTTTGATGGATTTCCCATGCGCAAAGATTTCCCCCTGATTGGCCGCGTTCAGGTGCGCTATGATCAAGAAACCAAGCAGGTACAAAACGAACCCGTCAATTTGCAACAGCAGTTTCGCAGTTTTGATTTTGAAAGTCCCTGGGAGGGAATGGTGACAGCTGCACAGCATGCATCTCCTATCATACCGGGAGATGAAAAGGCGGCTGACAAGCAGGAGGAAAAATCAAAATAAATGCCACGCTCTGAAAAACAAAACATGACCCTCAATTTTGGACCGCAGCATCCGGCAGCCCATGGTGTGTTGCGCTTGATTCTTGAGATGGACGGGGAGGTGATAGAACGCGCTGACCCGCATATTGGCTTGCTGCATCGCGGCACCGAAAAGCTGATTGAGCATAAAACTTATCTGCAAGCAATTCCCTATTTTGATCGCCTGGATTACGTTGCCCCAATGTGCCAGGAGCACAGTTTTGCCATTGCAATAGAACGACTGCTCAATATCGAGCCACCGCCGCGCGGCCAATATATCCGGGTGATGTTTGCTGAAATTACCCGGCTTTTGAATCATCTTCTCAACATCACCACTTATGCTCTAGATATCGGTGCCATTACGCCATTGCTGTGGGGGTTTGAAGAACGGGAAAAACTGATGGGCTTTTATGAGCGGGTTTCAGGTGCGCGTATGCATGCCGCCTATTTTCGCCCTGGGGGCGTGCATCAGGATTTACCTGACGGCTTAATGGATGATATTCACGAGTATTGTCAGCAGTTCCCGGCATTTCTGGCTGACCTTGAGGGGCTCCTGACGGAAAACCGTATCTTTAAACAACGCAGCGTTGATATTGGGGTGATGGGCGCAGATGAAGCCATCAACTGGGGCTTTACCGGACCGATGCTGCGTGCCAGCGGTGTGGCGTGGGATTTGCGTAAAGCGCAGCCTTACGACGTCTATGAGCAAATGGAATTTGATATTCCTGTTGGCAAGCATGGAGATTGCTATGCTCGCTACCTTGTCCGAATTGAAGAGTTGCGCCAGAGCATCAGAATCATCCAGCAATGTTTAAACAAAATGCCGGAAGGCCCGGTTATGATCGAGGATCAAAAGATTGCTCCTCCCAAACGCGCTGAGATGAAAAGCTCAATGGAAGCCATGATTAATCACTTTAAACTGTATACCGAAGGATTCCATGTCCCTAAGGGAGAAATTTATGCAGCAGTTGAAGCACCTAAGGGGGAGTTTGGCGTTTATCTGGTAGCCGATGGTAGCAATAGGCCGTATCGCTGCAAGATCCGTCCTCCTAGCTATTTCTTTTTAGCAGCTATGGAAAAACTCTCTAAAGGGCATATGCTGGCAGATGCTACAGCCATTATTGGTGCTATGGATATTGTCTTTGGGGAGATCGATCGGTAGGACTATACCAGTGAGGTATCAAATTTTGCATACACTATGCTTTGTTACGATCTTTTCGAAATTGATGAATTTGAAAAAAATCATCAAGACAAGCAAATTGCCATATGCTAATGTGTTGTACGGGCTTTACATTATTTCTAAATCAATTTTCAAAATGCTGGCAGAGGTGGGGTATAAGCCTTTCTTTATCCAAAGCTTGGGTTGTCAATGAGTGAGACATTTACGTTTACAGCAGAAAACCAAAAACAAGTGCAAAAGATTTTAGCGCGCTACCCCGTAGGCCGACAAAAAAGTGCAATTTTGCCGTTGCTGGATATGGCGCAACGGCAATGCGGTGGTTGGCTGCCGCAACCGACACTTGAACACGTTGCAGATTTGCTGGGTCTGTCGCCGATGCATGTCTACGAAGTTGCCTCATTCTATACGATGTTTCACCTCAAACCCGTGGGTAAATACCACGTGCAAGTTTGCACCACCACACCCTGCTGGTTGCGGGGTAGTGATGATGTGGTCAAGTTGTGTCAGAAAAAGCTGGGTATTAAACTTGGCGAAACGACTCCAGATACAGCTTTTTCTTTATCTGGAGTTGAATGCTTGGGTGCGTGCGCCAATGCGCCGATGATGCAGATCAATGATGATTATTACGAAGATTTAACCTCAGAGAATATTGAGAAAATCTTGGATGAGCTTAAGTCAGGCAACCCTCCAAAGCCTGGGGCACGGTGA encodes:
- a CDS encoding NADH-quinone oxidoreductase subunit C, which produces MVSSLNELLHKIQEALKTDLLEDSIAADQLSIVVPVKAIAKILTYLRDAEGLLFRQLVDLCGVDYPARTPRFEVVYHLLSLKHNQRLRVKIRVDEADMVPSICSIFRSANWLEREVWDMYGIRFAGHPDLRRLLTDYGFDGFPMRKDFPLIGRVQVRYDQETKQVQNEPVNLQQQFRSFDFESPWEGMVTAAQHASPIIPGDEKAADKQEEKSK
- a CDS encoding NADH-quinone oxidoreductase subunit D, with the translated sequence MPRSEKQNMTLNFGPQHPAAHGVLRLILEMDGEVIERADPHIGLLHRGTEKLIEHKTYLQAIPYFDRLDYVAPMCQEHSFAIAIERLLNIEPPPRGQYIRVMFAEITRLLNHLLNITTYALDIGAITPLLWGFEEREKLMGFYERVSGARMHAAYFRPGGVHQDLPDGLMDDIHEYCQQFPAFLADLEGLLTENRIFKQRSVDIGVMGADEAINWGFTGPMLRASGVAWDLRKAQPYDVYEQMEFDIPVGKHGDCYARYLVRIEELRQSIRIIQQCLNKMPEGPVMIEDQKIAPPKRAEMKSSMEAMINHFKLYTEGFHVPKGEIYAAVEAPKGEFGVYLVADGSNRPYRCKIRPPSYFFLAAMEKLSKGHMLADATAIIGAMDIVFGEIDR
- the nuoE gene encoding NADH-quinone oxidoreductase subunit NuoE yields the protein MSETFTFTAENQKQVQKILARYPVGRQKSAILPLLDMAQRQCGGWLPQPTLEHVADLLGLSPMHVYEVASFYTMFHLKPVGKYHVQVCTTTPCWLRGSDDVVKLCQKKLGIKLGETTPDTAFSLSGVECLGACANAPMMQINDDYYEDLTSENIEKILDELKSGNPPKPGAR